A stretch of Episyrphus balteatus chromosome 2, idEpiBalt1.1, whole genome shotgun sequence DNA encodes these proteins:
- the LOC129911786 gene encoding vacuolar protein sorting-associated protein 33A-like has protein sequence MDSVKIKNYKRKILFVLFYFCLFVVNKTLNLTVDDVVEVAPKDISYVHSFYAPLTVRIVEQSLKPLGWQSLKSSINVLPGKTFEDFQAQLIGINGRQSSTPSEGSSLNVPRVVLVFFVGGCTFAEISALRFLSQQEDNNVEFVIATTKLLNKNSFLDTLIEFA, from the exons ATGGAttcagtaaaaattaaaaattataaaagaaaaatcttatttgttttgttttatttttgtttgtttgtggtCAATAAG ACTCTAAACCTAACGGTAGATGATGTTGTTGAAGTAGCTCCCAAGGATATAAGCTATGTGCACAGTTTTTACGCACCCTTAACCGTTCGGATTGTTGAACAAAGCCTAAAACCACTTGGGTGGCAATCTCTTAAAAGTTCTATAAATGTTCTCCCAGGCAAAACATTTGAAGACTTTCAAGCACAGTTAATTGGAATTAACGGCCGACAATCATCTACACCAAGTGAAGGATCATCGCTTAATGTTCCTCGTGTTGTGTTGGTATTTTTCGTTGGCGGTTGTACATTTGCTGAAATATCCGCTCTAAGATTTTTATCGCAACAAGAAGACAACAACGTTGAATTCGTCATTGCAACtacaaaacttttgaataaGAACTCATTCCTGGACACTTTAATTGAATTtgcctaa